The following proteins are co-located in the Brevibacillus laterosporus DSM 25 genome:
- a CDS encoding NADH-quinone oxidoreductase subunit D, translating to MTTSIRTEEMILNVGPQHPSTHGVFRLIVKIDGETIKESIPVMGYLHRGTEKLAENLTYTQIIPYTDRLDYLSSMTNNYVLCHAVETMMGLEIPEKAEYLRVIVMELNRVASHLVWWGTYLLDIGAIGPFLYAFRDRETIINLFNEISGARLTYNYMRIGGVKWDAPPGWIDKAKEFVQYLKKELANYHLLVSGNEIFISRLTGIGTYDRQMALDYSLSGVMLRCTGENWDIRKNEPYSIYDRFDFDVPVSTDGDCMARYHLRLQEIEQSLRILEQALDQFPSEGEVIGKVPRVIRPPAGEAYVRIEAPRGELGVYIASQGKDRPWRMKLRRPSFVNLQILPTLLKGVNMSNMVAILGSIDIVVGEVDA from the coding sequence ATGACGACTAGTATTCGCACAGAAGAAATGATTCTGAATGTTGGACCTCAGCATCCAAGTACCCATGGAGTATTTCGTTTAATTGTAAAGATTGACGGTGAAACCATTAAAGAATCCATTCCTGTAATGGGCTATTTGCATCGTGGCACAGAAAAGCTAGCTGAGAATCTTACTTACACTCAAATCATTCCCTATACAGATCGGCTAGATTATCTCTCTTCCATGACCAATAATTATGTATTGTGTCATGCGGTCGAAACGATGATGGGATTAGAAATCCCTGAAAAAGCTGAGTATTTGCGTGTAATTGTAATGGAGCTAAATCGTGTCGCTAGCCATTTGGTTTGGTGGGGCACCTATCTTTTGGACATCGGAGCAATAGGTCCCTTTCTGTATGCGTTCCGTGATCGAGAAACAATTATTAATTTGTTCAATGAGATTTCGGGGGCACGATTGACGTACAATTATATGAGAATTGGTGGAGTAAAATGGGATGCTCCTCCTGGATGGATTGATAAAGCAAAGGAATTTGTTCAGTATCTTAAAAAGGAATTAGCTAATTACCACCTTCTGGTGAGCGGGAATGAAATTTTTATTAGTCGCTTAACTGGCATTGGTACCTATGATCGTCAAATGGCTCTTGATTATTCTTTGTCTGGTGTTATGCTGCGGTGCACAGGAGAGAATTGGGATATTCGTAAAAATGAGCCATATTCCATTTACGATCGGTTTGATTTTGATGTTCCTGTATCTACAGATGGGGATTGTATGGCTCGCTATCATTTACGTCTCCAAGAAATTGAGCAATCGCTACGTATTTTAGAGCAAGCCCTAGATCAATTTCCCTCGGAAGGAGAGGTTATTGGAAAAGTCCCTAGGGTGATTCGACCACCAGCAGGAGAAGCGTACGTGCGCATTGAAGCACCACGTGGGGAATTGGGTGTGTATATAGCTAGTCAAGGCAAGGATAGACCGTGGAGAATGAAGCTAAGAAGACCGTCCTTTGTGAATTTGCAGATTTTACCTACCTTATTGAAAGGTGTTAATATGTCCAATATGGTGGCGATTTTGGGTAGCATTGATATTGTGGTAGGGGAGGTAGATGCATAA
- a CDS encoding NADH-quinone oxidoreductase subunit J, which yields MSGSYAVFFILGLLTIGGAIFMINFNRVVHMVISIGVTFISIAGLFVLLGAEFVAVSQILVYSGAISILMLFGIMLTKHNATEEGKKRGARFWFSLAGVVTLFVTIFTAIQYTNWSSVPARTPNPSVSNVKEIGIDVFTKFVIPFELLSVLLLVALVGAIVLAKKEEE from the coding sequence ATAAGCGGGTCATATGCCGTGTTCTTTATATTGGGCCTTCTGACCATTGGTGGGGCAATTTTTATGATTAACTTTAATCGAGTGGTTCACATGGTGATCTCTATTGGGGTAACGTTTATAAGTATTGCGGGTTTGTTTGTGCTACTAGGAGCTGAATTCGTTGCCGTTTCTCAAATATTGGTCTATTCAGGAGCTATCTCGATTCTGATGCTATTTGGAATCATGCTGACAAAGCATAATGCGACAGAAGAAGGGAAAAAACGTGGGGCACGGTTTTGGTTTAGCTTGGCGGGAGTTGTTACTTTGTTTGTAACTATTTTTACAGCCATTCAATACACAAATTGGTCCTCTGTGCCAGCGAGAACCCCCAATCCATCTGTTAGTAACGTCAAGGAAATTGGAATTGACGTATTTACAAAGTTCGTTATTCCATTTGAATTGCTATCCGTTTTGTTACTAGTAGCTTTGGTAGGCGCAATAGTGTTGGCTAAGAAAGAGGAGGAGTAA
- a CDS encoding NADH-quinone oxidoreductase subunit A, whose product MDAIYANNYVIVAIFLLLGVLLPVATVSIIGPLLRPNKPNAEKQTTYESGNIPIGDSWVRFNVKYYIFALLFVIFDVETLFLYPWAVAFNELGLFALVEMCIFIALLMIGLLYAWRKKVLEWN is encoded by the coding sequence ATGGATGCTATTTATGCAAACAATTATGTCATTGTTGCCATCTTTCTGCTTCTTGGTGTTCTGCTTCCAGTTGCTACGGTAAGTATCATTGGGCCTTTATTACGTCCCAATAAACCGAATGCTGAAAAGCAAACGACATACGAGAGCGGAAATATCCCGATTGGAGACAGTTGGGTTCGTTTTAACGTAAAGTATTATATCTTTGCTCTTCTGTTCGTTATTTTTGATGTAGAAACCTTATTTTTGTATCCGTGGGCAGTAGCTTTTAATGAATTAGGATTATTTGCTCTCGTGGAAATGTGCATTTTCATCGCTCTTCTGATGATTGGCCTGTTGTACGCATGGAGAAAGAAGGTGCTTGAATGGAATTAG
- the nuoI gene encoding NADH-quinone oxidoreductase subunit NuoI has translation MLGFAKGLGYTLKKLSEKKLTTMYPDVPFQMPPRFRGIQHFSPEKCIVCNQCARVCPTECIQLTGKPHPDPEKKGKIIDTYDINFEICILCDLCTEVCPTNAIVMTNNFELAVYSRDELYKDLKWLDDNNTNVREEN, from the coding sequence ATGCTAGGGTTTGCCAAAGGCCTAGGTTACACGCTCAAAAAGCTGTCTGAGAAGAAGCTAACGACGATGTATCCAGATGTGCCCTTCCAAATGCCGCCTCGATTTCGAGGAATCCAGCATTTCTCACCGGAAAAATGTATCGTGTGCAATCAGTGCGCTCGCGTCTGTCCGACTGAGTGTATTCAACTGACTGGGAAGCCGCATCCTGATCCCGAGAAAAAAGGTAAAATCATTGATACGTATGATATCAACTTTGAAATCTGTATTTTATGCGATCTATGTACGGAGGTTTGTCCAACAAATGCAATCGTCATGACTAATAATTTTGAGCTGGCTGTGTATAGTCGAGATGAATTGTACAAGGATTTAAAATGGTTGGATGATAACAATACCAATGTGAGGGAGGAGAACTAA
- the nuoK gene encoding NADH-quinone oxidoreductase subunit NuoK — MDIHISSYLLVALILFCVGLFGALTKRNAIIVLLSIELMLNAVNINLVAFSKYGLHAAVTGQIFTLFTMTVAAAEVAVGIAVLIALYRNRDTVNVDEMDKLKD, encoded by the coding sequence ATGGATATTCATATCTCTTCTTATTTGCTTGTTGCCCTCATTTTATTTTGTGTTGGGCTGTTCGGAGCATTGACCAAACGAAATGCCATTATCGTCTTGCTCTCCATTGAACTTATGCTGAATGCTGTAAATATTAATTTAGTAGCATTCTCTAAATATGGTTTGCATGCGGCTGTTACTGGTCAAATCTTCACTCTGTTTACCATGACGGTAGCTGCGGCAGAGGTAGCTGTTGGGATTGCAGTATTGATCGCTCTTTATCGTAATCGTGATACGGTGAACGTTGATGAGATGGATAAATTAAAAGATTAA
- a CDS encoding S8 family serine peptidase: MLRKPKKITSIALATSLLLGVIPYNVMAATPKEGLELDALLDVNALTKAKVSGETDEEVSTGPAYISPALDTKSSKMVTVIVQLKADPVVVTKGKSKSSEREARSLVSDDQDDFEGLVEDKGIDLDIEKKFEEVFNGMVVTLPANEIPKLAELPNVKAVYNNINYYSQPDVEVVSETAELPPGNYDVNPLKAMKIPEMWKLGYTGKGLKVGVIDTGVDYLHPDLKDAYKGGYDSYDDDDDPYEQKPIPVDEDPEGKGYKGSHHGTHVAGTIVGRASNKTSDVHVRGIAYEADLYSYRVLGRHGGSSAQVIDGIERAVKDGMDVLNLSLGSDLEKNSDSPDAIALNNAVLAGVIPVVANGNAANNNPNQYYYTAGSPAGAKLVISVGATTPPVELYTSTATTSFGKNYEFKVASYETGLSDFAKIVGSETLPLVFANLGLISDFDKVDVKGKVVLVSRGGVAFVDKISNAKKAGAKAIIIYNGNDANGDGIADPDPVGRDDYFNSYLGDQMDAIPTFDMKGKEGRELVKQIQADPSKATITFSSEYPKTEEKGDQMADFSSRGPAMDDEYSIKPDVSAPGVSILSAKPTWKKDFPDANYDHAYQRLNGTSMATPHVAGLVLLLKQAHPDWTPFDVKAAMANTAVEIKDGNGVLYDVYSQGSGRVDGLAALKTPALLQTVEKTKILDKNMNEKFVTNYGTNISFGLVSKDMKKPLVRTLQLKNTSDEEVEYEAEVIMHEKVTSVPGKPATTTDVDNLKVKLSDDDFTVKPGKSVQFNLQVEAKKKLKDGVYEGEVRLKSEDGHPDLHLPFVIHVGDEREENKFGFDSFKLSSTQVNPDTLTFSASADLQAKDINLIELQLWDLNDEKLGTMAVEKKTDKKGNLQLLKPGKLSFKNLTGEYVSAKTGKLTTPENGKYKVRIFGYQYDPENPVEKEDDLKIKYEAWNAISIQGPVDGEDREDIRELVNEAAEDFSAKVVNVSELNKQVLKLPNETDEITYKVVESSNTDLIDNDGFLVKLPKKKQKKPVYLTVYVSSVKVPSIKKVVVVDVLLQPNKGKGKGKGRLPAPIEVEEQIEQTTEQQTEQQTEQQTEQQVAEQAAQ, encoded by the coding sequence TTGTTACGAAAACCTAAAAAGATCACATCAATAGCACTAGCTACTAGCTTGTTGCTAGGAGTTATCCCATATAATGTTATGGCGGCGACTCCAAAGGAAGGCTTAGAATTGGATGCGCTCTTAGATGTTAATGCGTTAACAAAGGCAAAGGTATCGGGAGAAACTGATGAGGAGGTTTCTACTGGCCCTGCGTACATATCCCCTGCTTTGGATACCAAGTCTTCTAAAATGGTGACTGTTATTGTCCAGTTAAAAGCTGATCCAGTTGTTGTGACGAAAGGAAAGTCAAAAAGTTCTGAAAGAGAAGCACGTTCACTAGTATCTGATGATCAAGATGATTTTGAAGGACTTGTAGAAGATAAGGGTATTGATTTGGATATCGAGAAGAAATTTGAAGAAGTATTTAATGGAATGGTAGTGACTCTGCCTGCCAATGAAATCCCTAAGTTAGCTGAACTACCTAATGTAAAAGCTGTTTATAACAACATTAACTACTACTCCCAGCCAGACGTAGAGGTTGTATCTGAGACAGCTGAGCTACCACCGGGAAATTATGATGTGAATCCTTTAAAAGCAATGAAAATACCTGAAATGTGGAAGCTAGGCTACACTGGTAAAGGCTTAAAAGTGGGTGTTATTGATACAGGTGTAGACTATTTGCATCCTGACTTAAAGGATGCCTATAAAGGTGGCTATGACTCCTACGATGATGACGATGACCCATATGAGCAAAAACCAATCCCTGTTGATGAAGATCCAGAGGGAAAAGGTTATAAGGGCTCACATCACGGTACCCATGTAGCTGGCACAATTGTTGGGCGAGCTTCCAATAAAACATCCGACGTTCATGTTCGTGGAATTGCCTATGAGGCTGACCTTTATTCATACCGTGTGTTAGGTCGACATGGAGGAAGCTCGGCTCAAGTAATTGATGGAATTGAACGTGCTGTTAAAGATGGCATGGATGTTCTTAATTTGTCGTTAGGATCTGATTTGGAAAAAAACTCTGATTCACCTGATGCTATCGCGTTAAATAATGCAGTATTAGCTGGGGTTATTCCAGTGGTAGCTAACGGAAATGCTGCTAATAATAATCCAAATCAATATTATTACACAGCCGGATCTCCAGCTGGTGCAAAATTAGTTATTTCTGTGGGAGCAACTACACCACCTGTAGAGTTGTATACCAGTACAGCTACTACCTCCTTCGGTAAAAACTATGAATTTAAAGTAGCAAGTTATGAAACAGGTCTATCTGATTTTGCTAAGATAGTGGGTTCAGAAACTCTCCCTCTTGTATTTGCTAACCTGGGATTGATTTCTGATTTTGATAAGGTAGATGTAAAGGGCAAAGTGGTTTTAGTTTCACGTGGCGGAGTGGCCTTTGTTGATAAGATTTCTAACGCGAAAAAGGCAGGAGCAAAAGCTATTATTATTTATAATGGCAATGATGCTAATGGAGATGGCATCGCAGATCCAGATCCAGTAGGTCGTGATGATTACTTTAATTCCTATCTTGGTGATCAGATGGATGCAATTCCTACCTTTGACATGAAAGGGAAAGAAGGCCGTGAATTGGTGAAGCAAATTCAAGCTGATCCAAGCAAAGCTACCATCACGTTTAGTAGTGAATATCCTAAGACAGAAGAAAAAGGCGATCAGATGGCTGACTTCAGTTCACGTGGACCAGCTATGGATGATGAGTACTCTATCAAGCCAGATGTATCGGCTCCTGGGGTAAGCATCTTATCAGCAAAGCCAACATGGAAAAAAGATTTCCCAGATGCGAATTACGATCATGCCTACCAACGACTAAACGGTACAAGTATGGCGACTCCGCATGTAGCTGGTCTGGTTCTGCTCTTGAAACAGGCCCATCCTGATTGGACGCCATTTGATGTAAAGGCGGCTATGGCTAATACTGCTGTTGAGATTAAAGATGGAAATGGTGTCTTATACGATGTTTATTCCCAAGGCTCTGGTCGTGTAGATGGTTTGGCGGCCCTAAAAACACCAGCCTTGCTACAAACAGTTGAAAAGACCAAAATCTTAGATAAAAACATGAACGAAAAATTTGTCACCAACTATGGAACAAATATTAGCTTTGGTTTAGTTTCCAAAGACATGAAAAAACCGTTAGTTAGAACACTTCAATTAAAAAATACTTCTGATGAAGAGGTTGAATACGAAGCAGAAGTTATTATGCACGAAAAGGTTACGTCCGTACCTGGAAAACCAGCGACAACTACCGATGTAGACAACCTGAAAGTGAAGCTGTCAGACGATGACTTTACTGTAAAACCTGGTAAATCTGTACAATTTAATTTACAGGTAGAGGCTAAGAAAAAATTAAAGGATGGCGTATACGAAGGTGAAGTTCGTCTGAAGAGCGAAGATGGACACCCTGACTTGCACCTGCCGTTTGTTATCCATGTAGGTGATGAAAGGGAAGAAAATAAATTCGGCTTTGATAGCTTTAAGCTTTCCAGCACTCAAGTTAATCCGGATACACTTACTTTCTCTGCATCTGCTGACTTGCAAGCAAAGGATATTAATCTTATTGAACTACAGCTTTGGGATCTAAATGACGAAAAGCTAGGCACAATGGCTGTAGAGAAAAAGACGGATAAAAAAGGAAATCTTCAATTGTTGAAACCAGGAAAGCTCTCCTTTAAAAACCTAACTGGGGAATATGTGAGTGCAAAAACTGGTAAGCTGACAACACCAGAAAACGGGAAATATAAAGTAAGAATCTTTGGATATCAGTATGATCCAGAGAATCCAGTTGAAAAAGAAGACGATTTAAAAATTAAATATGAAGCTTGGAATGCTATTTCGATTCAAGGTCCAGTAGATGGAGAAGACCGTGAAGATATCAGGGAATTAGTTAACGAAGCAGCTGAGGATTTCTCAGCAAAGGTTGTTAATGTTAGTGAATTGAATAAACAAGTGTTAAAGCTACCGAATGAAACAGATGAAATTACTTATAAAGTGGTAGAAAGCTCTAACACTGATTTGATTGACAATGATGGCTTCCTAGTAAAATTACCAAAGAAAAAACAGAAAAAACCAGTATATCTTACTGTTTATGTTTCTTCCGTGAAGGTTCCTTCCATTAAAAAGGTTGTAGTTGTAGATGTATTATTGCAACCGAATAAAGGTAAGGGAAAAGGAAAAGGGCGACTTCCTGCTCCAATCGAGGTGGAAGAACAAATTGAACAAACAACAGAGCAACAAACCGAACAACAAACCGAACAACAAACGGAGCAGCAAGTAGCTGAACAAGCTGCTCAGTAG
- the nuoH gene encoding NADH-quinone oxidoreductase subunit NuoH, which translates to MTSWLQQTPSFTNVLLFSMAAIVLLLVVLAFVTYAIYFERKVIGWMQLRYGPNRVGPLGLLQTVSDVVKLLIKEDTRPKNADRALFTLAPILAYAPAFAVLAVMPFTDKLQFADLGIGVLYYIALSGITVMGVITAGWASNNKYSLLGGMRSAAQMISYEVPLVMSVVGVVLMTGSLNLKDIVYAQQDMWNIIPQILGFGVFLIAAQAELNRSPFDLPEAESELVAGYHVEYSGFRFAMFMLSEYVYMFGMGTLITILFLGGWLPIHPSLSFIPPVIWFILKFMCYVFLQFWIRATMPRFRADQLMAFAWKGLLPIALLNILLTAVVISFQKGFI; encoded by the coding sequence ATGACTAGTTGGCTTCAACAAACCCCATCATTTACCAATGTTTTACTGTTCTCCATGGCCGCAATAGTGTTACTGTTAGTGGTACTTGCTTTTGTTACATATGCTATCTATTTTGAGCGAAAAGTAATTGGCTGGATGCAATTACGCTATGGCCCTAATCGTGTAGGTCCCCTGGGGCTTCTGCAAACGGTATCCGATGTTGTCAAATTGCTTATTAAAGAAGATACTCGTCCCAAAAATGCAGACCGTGCTCTATTTACACTAGCCCCAATATTGGCTTATGCTCCCGCTTTTGCGGTACTGGCTGTCATGCCATTTACCGATAAGCTACAATTTGCCGATTTAGGGATTGGAGTATTGTATTATATCGCCTTGTCCGGCATTACTGTCATGGGTGTCATTACGGCTGGATGGGCTTCTAATAATAAGTATTCTTTACTTGGTGGCATGCGTTCGGCAGCACAGATGATTAGTTACGAGGTGCCGCTGGTTATGTCGGTTGTGGGTGTTGTCCTAATGACTGGCAGTCTTAACCTAAAAGATATCGTCTATGCACAACAGGACATGTGGAACATTATTCCGCAAATATTAGGATTTGGTGTATTCTTAATTGCAGCACAGGCTGAATTAAATCGTTCTCCGTTTGATTTGCCAGAAGCTGAGTCGGAGCTTGTCGCTGGCTATCATGTGGAATACTCAGGATTCCGTTTCGCAATGTTTATGTTATCAGAGTATGTGTACATGTTTGGCATGGGAACTTTGATTACCATTCTATTTTTAGGAGGATGGCTACCGATTCATCCGAGCCTCAGCTTTATTCCGCCGGTTATTTGGTTTATCCTTAAATTTATGTGTTATGTATTTTTGCAGTTCTGGATTAGGGCAACGATGCCTCGATTCCGTGCGGATCAACTAATGGCCTTTGCTTGGAAAGGGCTTTTACCAATTGCTCTTTTGAACATATTGCTTACGGCTGTAGTCATCTCATTTCAAAAAGGTTTTATTTAG
- a CDS encoding NuoB/complex I 20 kDa subunit family protein, translating into MELDLKSIEPDLQDELNRNVLFTSLETLKGWVRSNSLWPLTFGLACCGIEMMGTGGSHYDLDRFGVIFRPSPRQSDVMIVAGTVTKKMAPLLRRLYDQMPEPKWVIAMGSCATAGGPYIKSYSVVKGVDQICPVDVYIPGCPPSPVALIYGINKLQEKIRYEAKTGKRVDQQ; encoded by the coding sequence ATGGAATTAGATTTGAAGAGCATCGAACCAGATTTACAGGATGAATTAAATCGGAATGTTCTGTTTACGAGTTTAGAGACCTTAAAAGGATGGGTAAGAAGCAACTCGCTATGGCCACTTACGTTTGGATTAGCCTGTTGCGGGATTGAAATGATGGGGACAGGCGGTTCACACTATGACCTTGATCGATTTGGAGTCATTTTTCGCCCTTCTCCTAGACAGTCAGATGTGATGATAGTAGCTGGAACAGTAACGAAAAAAATGGCGCCATTATTAAGACGATTGTATGATCAGATGCCTGAACCAAAATGGGTCATTGCCATGGGTTCCTGTGCTACGGCGGGTGGTCCCTATATTAAATCGTATAGTGTGGTAAAGGGTGTTGACCAAATATGCCCTGTGGATGTTTATATTCCAGGTTGCCCGCCAAGTCCAGTTGCGCTGATCTATGGTATTAATAAATTACAAGAAAAAATCCGCTATGAAGCAAAGACCGGAAAGCGGGTGGATCAGCAATGA
- the nuoL gene encoding NADH-quinone oxidoreductase subunit L → MDTSMQYAWLVPLFPLIAFAIILSFGRQLKEGAGYISILLTAASLVLACITFMARFQEGAQDYVLSIKWLQVGDYVIPVGFEVNQLNAMMLVIVSIVSLLVQIYSRGYMQGDQRFPVFYQYLALFTFSMLGLVISPNLLQLYIFWELVGVCSFLLVGYYYFKPEAKAAAKKAFIVTRIGDVGLFIAICLLFWQTGRFEFDDIFTAIQGGKVEPFIITLAAILIFVGAAGKSGQFPLHTWLPDAMEGPTPVSALIHAATMVAAGVYLVATTFPLFIESPIALDVVAYVGGFTAIFAASIGLTQRDIKRVLAYSTVSQLGFMMMALGVAGAAGYVAGTFHLMTHAFFKALLFLAAGSVIHAAHTQDVFKMGGLSKRMPVTSVVFLIGCLAIAGIPPFSGFWSKEEILGAVYAAGRYDLLVIAIVAAFFTAFYMFRLYFLTFRGTPASEGAKKAYESPSVMTIPMLLLALLAIGAGFINLPNAPVLGEWLMSGSVGQFIIDKYGEEAGHGALWLQIVAVIISLFGIGLAYLIYGKKNLPNDIISEQLPWLYQLSYRKFYMDEIYTFVFIRPLKGIGLAFNWLDYYIIDGLVRSIGGLTNMVGRLLSRLQSGQMQTYGFVVLLGLVVLMVSLTALGGVPFVK, encoded by the coding sequence ATGGATACAAGTATGCAGTACGCTTGGCTCGTACCGCTTTTTCCTCTGATCGCTTTTGCCATCATCCTCTCGTTCGGACGGCAATTAAAAGAGGGAGCGGGATACATAAGCATTTTATTGACGGCGGCATCTCTGGTGTTGGCTTGTATCACGTTCATGGCTCGTTTTCAAGAAGGGGCACAGGATTACGTACTCAGCATTAAATGGCTCCAAGTAGGTGATTATGTCATTCCTGTAGGCTTTGAAGTAAATCAATTAAACGCCATGATGCTGGTGATCGTTTCAATCGTGAGTTTGTTAGTACAGATTTATTCGCGTGGATATATGCAAGGAGACCAGCGCTTCCCCGTGTTTTATCAATATTTAGCGCTATTTACCTTCTCGATGCTTGGCTTGGTTATCTCACCAAACCTCTTACAATTATACATTTTTTGGGAATTGGTGGGTGTCTGTTCCTTCTTATTGGTGGGGTACTATTACTTTAAACCAGAGGCTAAGGCAGCGGCGAAAAAAGCTTTTATTGTTACACGAATTGGTGATGTTGGATTATTCATTGCCATTTGCCTGCTGTTTTGGCAGACGGGACGCTTTGAATTTGATGATATATTTACCGCTATTCAGGGTGGTAAAGTAGAACCGTTTATCATTACCTTAGCTGCTATTCTTATTTTTGTAGGAGCAGCAGGGAAATCAGGTCAATTTCCGTTACATACTTGGTTACCTGATGCAATGGAAGGGCCAACGCCTGTGTCTGCTTTGATTCACGCAGCAACAATGGTAGCCGCTGGGGTGTATCTGGTTGCGACGACATTTCCGTTATTTATTGAGTCGCCTATCGCTTTAGACGTAGTGGCATATGTTGGTGGATTTACAGCTATTTTTGCTGCTTCTATCGGTCTAACGCAACGTGATATTAAACGTGTTCTTGCCTACTCTACAGTCAGTCAGCTTGGTTTTATGATGATGGCATTGGGAGTAGCGGGGGCTGCGGGTTATGTGGCAGGAACCTTTCATTTGATGACGCATGCTTTTTTTAAAGCGTTATTATTCCTTGCCGCAGGTAGCGTGATACATGCGGCACATACCCAAGATGTGTTTAAAATGGGTGGTTTATCGAAACGCATGCCAGTTACATCGGTTGTTTTTCTGATCGGGTGTCTCGCTATAGCTGGAATACCGCCATTCTCCGGGTTCTGGTCAAAGGAAGAGATTCTCGGTGCGGTATATGCAGCCGGACGATATGACTTATTAGTAATTGCGATTGTAGCTGCATTTTTTACCGCCTTTTATATGTTCCGTCTGTATTTCCTTACGTTTAGAGGAACACCTGCTTCTGAAGGAGCTAAAAAAGCATATGAATCACCAAGCGTCATGACGATTCCTATGCTCTTATTGGCATTGTTAGCAATTGGTGCTGGTTTTATTAATCTTCCGAATGCTCCTGTGCTAGGAGAATGGTTGATGAGTGGCTCTGTTGGTCAGTTTATTATCGATAAATATGGAGAAGAAGCTGGGCATGGTGCTTTATGGCTACAGATTGTAGCTGTAATTATTTCGTTGTTTGGAATAGGACTCGCTTATCTGATATATGGCAAAAAAAATCTGCCAAACGATATTATATCCGAACAACTGCCGTGGCTGTATCAGCTTTCGTACCGTAAATTTTACATGGATGAGATCTATACATTTGTATTTATTCGTCCGCTCAAAGGCATTGGCCTTGCTTTTAACTGGCTGGATTACTACATCATTGATGGCCTGGTTAGAAGTATTGGTGGATTGACCAACATGGTTGGAAGGTTATTAAGCCGCTTACAGTCTGGTCAGATGCAGACCTACGGCTTTGTAGTCTTGCTGGGGCTCGTTGTTCTAATGGTCAGTCTTACGGCGTTAGGGGGTGTTCCTTTTGTTAAATAG
- a CDS encoding NADH-quinone oxidoreductase subunit C, producing the protein MSEEKRKPTPEEKAAAVAEAKAKAAAAVKAKLAQQAQANVADEEPNQSTTKGMAQGDSSASSSVPDEKSIAKAKAAAAAKAKAAAAAKAKLEKSTATEVSAELVVQEKETKASEEVIAGSATEIDTDAKAKATAKAKAAAAAKAKLESGTIIGSAEQSIQEKNTKASEEVTTGLDTDAKAKAAEKAKAVAAAKAKAAAAAAAKAKAKANEETVAAEVPPSKNQPYLDRFVQIIAERFGKESIEESYINTLSKEVPTMTIKNQIWHDIALFLKQEPGLQFDYLSNLHGVDYEDRMEVYYHLYSYAHHQSLAIKVKTTREASSVASVVDVWPGADWNERETYDLLGIHFVGHPNLVRIMMPDEWVGHPLRKDYEPFDEGV; encoded by the coding sequence ATGAGTGAAGAAAAAAGAAAACCTACACCTGAGGAGAAGGCAGCAGCAGTGGCTGAAGCGAAGGCAAAAGCGGCAGCAGCTGTAAAGGCTAAATTGGCACAGCAAGCACAAGCGAATGTAGCCGATGAAGAACCAAACCAATCGACAACAAAAGGAATGGCACAAGGTGATTCTTCTGCTAGTTCTTCCGTACCTGATGAAAAATCGATAGCGAAAGCAAAGGCAGCAGCAGCCGCGAAGGCGAAGGCAGCTGCGGCGGCAAAAGCAAAGCTTGAAAAAAGTACCGCCACTGAAGTGAGTGCGGAGCTGGTTGTTCAAGAGAAGGAGACAAAAGCAAGTGAAGAAGTGATCGCTGGATCAGCTACAGAGATTGACACAGATGCCAAAGCGAAAGCAACTGCAAAAGCAAAGGCAGCCGCGGCGGCAAAAGCAAAGCTTGAAAGTGGCACGATTATAGGAAGCGCTGAGCAGTCTATTCAAGAAAAAAATACAAAAGCAAGTGAAGAAGTGACCACAGGACTAGATACAGATGCCAAGGCTAAAGCAGCCGAAAAAGCGAAAGCAGTAGCAGCTGCAAAAGCAAAAGCGGCAGCAGCCGCGGCGGCAAAGGCGAAAGCGAAAGCAAACGAAGAAACTGTAGCAGCAGAAGTTCCCCCCTCAAAGAATCAACCCTACCTAGATCGTTTTGTACAAATCATAGCAGAGAGATTTGGCAAAGAAAGCATTGAAGAATCCTACATTAACACGTTATCAAAAGAAGTTCCCACCATGACGATAAAAAATCAGATTTGGCATGACATTGCACTCTTTTTAAAGCAGGAACCCGGCTTACAATTTGATTACCTTTCCAACCTACATGGAGTCGATTATGAAGATCGAATGGAAGTCTACTATCATTTGTACTCGTATGCACATCATCAAAGCTTGGCCATTAAGGTGAAAACTACGCGTGAAGCATCGTCTGTTGCTTCTGTTGTAGATGTGTGGCCAGGGGCTGACTGGAACGAGCGAGAAACATACGATTTGTTAGGAATCCACTTTGTAGGACACCCCAATCTGGTTCGAATTATGATGCCAGATGAGTGGGTTGGACATCCGTTGCGTAAAGATTATGAGCCTTTTGATGAGGGGGTATAA